In the genome of Microbacterium endophyticum, one region contains:
- the menC gene encoding o-succinylbenzoate synthase, with amino-acid sequence MPITQSAASVTLEGFELRVLHVPLVSPFTTSFGTESVREVIVVRALTSDGDGWGEIVTQASPLYSSEYTRGAWDVSLRWLIPALLDRQTVSPADVAQILKPFVGHRMAKAGLELAVTDAALRTDGTALSTYLGAVHDRVPSGVSVGIQRDAATLVDTVGGYLDEGYARIKIKIKPGRDVADTAAVRDAFGAIGLQVDANSAYTLADIETLAELDQFELLLIEQPLQEDDIVDHATLATRIRTPICLDESITSLKAARDALALRSASIINIKAGRVGGYLEAVSIHDLCRDAGIPVWCGGMLETGIGRAANAALAALPGFTLPGDISASNRFYLRDIVTDPAILEDGHVRVPTGPGLGIDIDPVTLDEMTVAREILRR; translated from the coding sequence ATGCCAATCACGCAGAGCGCAGCATCCGTCACTCTTGAGGGCTTCGAGCTTCGCGTTCTTCACGTGCCGCTCGTATCGCCGTTCACGACATCGTTCGGAACGGAGTCGGTACGCGAAGTCATTGTCGTGCGGGCGCTCACGAGCGACGGCGACGGGTGGGGTGAGATCGTCACCCAAGCATCTCCTCTCTACTCGAGCGAATACACGCGGGGCGCATGGGACGTCAGCCTGAGGTGGCTCATTCCCGCGCTGCTTGATCGACAGACGGTTTCACCAGCAGATGTGGCGCAGATTCTCAAACCTTTCGTCGGTCACCGCATGGCCAAGGCTGGCCTCGAACTGGCAGTAACGGATGCCGCGCTCCGCACCGATGGAACAGCACTCAGCACGTATCTCGGCGCCGTGCACGACCGAGTGCCATCGGGGGTCTCCGTCGGGATTCAGCGCGACGCGGCGACCCTTGTCGATACCGTCGGCGGCTACCTCGATGAGGGGTATGCGCGAATCAAGATCAAGATCAAGCCCGGGCGTGACGTGGCAGACACCGCTGCCGTGCGCGACGCGTTCGGCGCAATCGGCCTTCAGGTCGATGCGAATTCTGCGTACACTCTCGCCGATATCGAAACGCTCGCCGAGCTCGACCAGTTCGAACTTCTGCTCATCGAGCAACCGCTGCAAGAAGACGACATCGTCGACCACGCGACCCTTGCCACCCGCATCCGTACGCCCATCTGCCTTGATGAATCGATCACATCACTCAAGGCCGCAAGGGATGCGCTCGCGCTTCGGTCGGCATCGATCATCAACATCAAGGCCGGTCGCGTGGGCGGCTATCTGGAAGCAGTGAGTATCCACGATCTCTGCCGCGACGCCGGCATTCCGGTGTGGTGCGGCGGAATGCTGGAAACCGGCATCGGGCGCGCCGCAAATGCGGCACTCGCAGCGCTCCCCGGTTTCACCCTGCCGGGCGACATCAGCGCGTCGAACCGCTTCTACCTGCGGGATATCGTGACGGATCCGGCCATCCTCGAAGATGGCCATGTGCGGGTTCCGACCGGACCAGGGCTCGGAATCGACATCGACCCGGTCACGCTCGACGAGATGACAGTCGCCCGCGAGATTCTTCGGCGGTAG
- the pflB gene encoding formate C-acetyltransferase, whose translation MSTVTPTPLSHPDDAIPTAWSGFVAGPWQDNIDVRDFIQRNYTPYIGDAKFLEGVTPRTERVWNHIVDMFPQERERGVYDIDATTPSSITAHEPGYIAREDELIVGLQTDAPLKRAIMPYGGWRMVKGALETYGYEVSQDLEKIFTTYRKTHNDGVFDVYPPAVRRARNSHLITGLPDAYGRGRIIGDYRRVALYGTTALIAAKKADHAELDMHFSTESIIRDREENAEQIKALRELTAMAASYGFDISQPAATAQEAVQWLYFAYLGAVKEQNGAAMSFGRNGAFLDAYIERDLAAGVLTESQAQELIDDLVIKLRIVRFLRTPEYDALFSGDPTWVTETLGGTGVDGRTMVTKTSFRFLQTLYNLGPAPEPNLTVFWSNDLPQGFKEFCAQVSIDTSSIQYESDALIRGLCGDDAAIACCVSPMAVGKQMQFFGARVNLAKTMLYAINGGRDEVSGKQVAPVMPAVTGDVLEYADVKAKLQATLEWLAETYVDALNCIHFMHDKYAYERLEMALHDQDVMRTMACGIAGLSVVADSLSAIKYAKVTPVRDETGLVVDYTVEGEFPVYGNDDDRADDIARDLMTEFMEMLRKHPTYRDAVHTQSVLTITSNVVYGKATGNTPDGRRLGEPFAPGANPMNGRDTHGMLAATLSVAKLPFDQGQDGISLTTTVVPAGLGRTAEERVTNLVGLLDTQMASGGYHLNVNVLNRETLEDAMEHPEEYPQLTIRVSGYAVNFVRLTREQQLDVLSRTFHAGV comes from the coding sequence ATGAGCACCGTAACCCCCACACCCCTCAGCCACCCCGACGACGCGATTCCCACGGCTTGGAGCGGCTTTGTTGCAGGCCCGTGGCAAGACAACATCGATGTGCGTGACTTCATCCAGCGCAACTACACGCCCTATATCGGCGACGCAAAATTTCTCGAGGGTGTGACGCCCCGCACCGAGCGGGTCTGGAACCACATCGTCGACATGTTTCCGCAGGAGCGTGAGCGCGGTGTCTACGACATCGACGCCACGACCCCATCATCGATCACGGCTCACGAGCCGGGCTACATCGCTCGTGAGGACGAACTGATTGTTGGACTTCAGACGGATGCTCCGCTCAAGCGCGCGATCATGCCCTACGGCGGGTGGCGCATGGTGAAAGGCGCCCTCGAAACGTACGGCTACGAGGTATCCCAAGACCTCGAGAAGATTTTCACGACCTACCGCAAGACCCACAACGATGGTGTCTTCGATGTGTACCCACCGGCCGTCCGTCGTGCACGCAACAGCCACCTCATCACTGGACTGCCGGATGCCTACGGCCGAGGCCGCATCATCGGTGACTACCGGCGCGTGGCACTCTACGGAACCACAGCGCTGATCGCCGCGAAGAAGGCCGACCACGCCGAGCTCGACATGCACTTTTCGACCGAGTCGATCATTCGCGACCGTGAAGAAAACGCCGAGCAGATCAAGGCGCTTCGCGAACTCACCGCGATGGCAGCCTCGTACGGCTTCGATATCTCCCAGCCTGCAGCCACCGCGCAAGAAGCCGTGCAGTGGTTGTACTTCGCCTACCTCGGAGCAGTGAAAGAGCAAAACGGCGCTGCCATGAGCTTCGGCCGGAACGGCGCCTTCCTCGATGCGTACATCGAGCGCGATCTTGCGGCGGGTGTACTCACGGAGTCTCAGGCGCAAGAACTCATTGACGATCTCGTCATCAAGCTTCGGATCGTGCGATTCTTGCGCACGCCCGAATACGACGCCCTGTTCTCTGGCGACCCGACCTGGGTGACGGAGACGCTCGGGGGCACCGGCGTTGACGGCCGCACGATGGTCACGAAGACGTCGTTCCGGTTCTTGCAGACGCTCTACAACCTGGGTCCGGCTCCCGAGCCCAACCTCACGGTGTTCTGGTCGAACGACCTTCCCCAGGGATTCAAGGAGTTCTGCGCGCAGGTCTCGATCGACACGTCGTCGATTCAGTACGAATCCGATGCCCTGATTCGCGGGCTCTGCGGTGACGATGCGGCCATCGCGTGCTGTGTGTCGCCCATGGCCGTCGGCAAGCAGATGCAGTTCTTCGGCGCTCGCGTCAACCTTGCAAAGACGATGTTGTACGCGATCAATGGTGGTCGTGACGAAGTGAGCGGCAAGCAGGTTGCGCCGGTCATGCCAGCGGTCACGGGCGATGTGCTCGAGTACGCCGATGTGAAGGCAAAGCTTCAGGCGACGTTGGAGTGGCTCGCTGAGACCTACGTCGATGCGCTCAACTGCATCCACTTCATGCACGACAAGTACGCCTACGAGCGCCTCGAAATGGCACTCCACGACCAAGACGTGATGCGCACGATGGCCTGCGGAATAGCCGGTCTCTCGGTTGTTGCCGACTCGCTGTCAGCAATCAAGTACGCCAAGGTCACGCCGGTGCGGGACGAAACCGGGCTCGTTGTCGACTACACGGTCGAGGGTGAATTCCCCGTCTACGGAAACGACGATGACCGCGCAGATGACATCGCTCGCGACCTCATGACCGAGTTCATGGAGATGCTGCGGAAGCACCCGACGTACCGCGACGCGGTGCACACCCAGTCGGTGCTGACGATCACGTCGAACGTTGTCTACGGCAAGGCCACGGGTAACACACCCGACGGTCGCCGTTTGGGTGAGCCGTTCGCACCGGGAGCCAACCCCATGAACGGGCGTGACACGCACGGGATGCTGGCGGCAACCCTGTCGGTCGCAAAGCTGCCGTTCGATCAGGGCCAAGATGGCATTTCGCTCACGACGACGGTTGTTCCTGCGGGGCTTGGGCGCACCGCCGAGGAGCGGGTGACGAACCTGGTGGGCCTGCTCGATACGCAGATGGCATCGGGCGGCTACCACCTGAACGTCAACGTGCTCAATCGCGAAACTCTCGAAGACGCGATGGAACACCCCGAGGAGTACCCGCAGTTGACGATCCGTGTTTCGGGATACGCCGTCAACTTCGTGCGACTCACTCGCGAGCAGCAGCTCGACGTGCTCAGCCGCACGTTCCACGCCGGAGTCTAA
- the pflA gene encoding pyruvate formate-lyase-activating protein yields MATVSLSTPTVISDRAEERNAHLGAVRRGDVASVHSWELVTAVDGPGTRMTLFLSGCPLRCQYCQNPDTWLQRNGTETSFDEIFARVVRYRSVFETTGGGLTISGGEPLQQARFVTRLVRETAALGIRTALDTSGFLGRNASDALLDDLSLVLLDVKSGLPETYREVTGRELQPTIDFGNRLAARHVPAWVRFVLVPGLTDAVDNVDAAADIVAKWPNVERVEVLPFHQMGISKWERLNKPYSLTDTRSPEPELVERVREQFRSRGLTTF; encoded by the coding sequence ATGGCGACCGTCTCACTATCCACACCGACGGTCATCTCCGACCGCGCCGAGGAGCGTAACGCGCACCTCGGCGCGGTGCGTCGGGGAGACGTTGCGAGTGTGCACTCTTGGGAACTCGTGACGGCTGTTGATGGCCCGGGCACTCGCATGACACTGTTTTTGTCGGGGTGCCCGCTGCGGTGCCAGTACTGCCAAAACCCCGACACCTGGCTGCAGCGAAACGGCACCGAGACGTCTTTCGACGAGATCTTCGCCCGGGTAGTCCGCTACCGCAGTGTCTTCGAGACCACGGGCGGCGGCCTCACGATCTCGGGCGGCGAACCGTTGCAGCAGGCGAGGTTCGTGACGCGTCTCGTTCGCGAGACAGCGGCCCTCGGCATCCGCACTGCTCTTGATACCTCGGGATTTTTGGGACGAAACGCCTCCGACGCTCTGCTCGACGACTTGAGCCTCGTGCTGCTCGATGTGAAGTCTGGCCTGCCCGAGACCTATCGCGAAGTGACGGGGCGCGAGCTGCAGCCGACGATCGACTTTGGCAACAGACTTGCCGCGCGGCACGTGCCCGCATGGGTGCGCTTTGTGCTCGTGCCAGGGCTGACGGATGCCGTCGACAACGTCGATGCGGCGGCCGACATCGTGGCGAAGTGGCCAAACGTCGAACGCGTCGAAGTGCTGCCGTTTCACCAGATGGGCATCTCGAAGTGGGAGCGCCTCAACAAGCCGTACTCGCTCACCGACACTCGCTCGCCCGAACCGGAACTCGTCGAGCGCGTGCGCGAGCAGTTTCGTTCGCGCGGCCTAACGACGTTTTGA